One part of the Mariniflexile litorale genome encodes these proteins:
- a CDS encoding class I SAM-dependent methyltransferase: protein MKKKENRTNKIKKPWPTKDAMEQVYAMKLWGNNKSDFYSGIGSHHPDIASPYIDVVTTFLKSFKSPLVVCDLGCGDFNIGKELVKHTKKYIAVDIVTSLIEFNKEKFKNENLEFHCLDIAADNLPSGDCALLRQVLQHLSNAEVKNIVRKLSNFKYVILTEHLPEGSFEPNKDIISGQGIRLKKQSGLNLLAPPFNFKVKEEKQLSSAILNDNKGVIITTIYKVF from the coding sequence ATGAAGAAAAAAGAAAATAGAACTAATAAAATAAAGAAACCCTGGCCAACTAAAGATGCTATGGAACAGGTTTATGCCATGAAGCTCTGGGGTAATAACAAATCTGATTTTTATTCAGGAATAGGGTCGCATCATCCAGACATTGCAAGTCCATATATAGATGTTGTAACAACATTTTTAAAGTCTTTTAAAAGTCCTCTTGTAGTATGCGATTTAGGTTGTGGCGATTTTAATATAGGAAAAGAATTAGTAAAGCACACCAAAAAGTATATTGCGGTGGACATAGTAACAAGTCTTATAGAATTTAATAAAGAGAAATTTAAAAATGAAAATTTGGAATTTCATTGTTTAGATATTGCAGCCGATAATTTACCTTCTGGGGACTGTGCTTTACTAAGACAAGTACTTCAACATTTATCGAATGCTGAAGTAAAAAACATAGTGAGGAAATTATCTAATTTTAAATATGTTATTTTAACAGAACATTTGCCTGAAGGAAGCTTTGAACCCAATAAAGATATTATTTCAGGACAAGGGATTAGGCTAAAGAAACAAAGTGGTTTAAACTTATTAGCTCCACCCTTTAATTTCAAAGTAAAAGAAGAAAAACAATTATCATCTGCTATTTTAAATGATAATAAAGGTGTTATTATAACTACAATTTATAAAGTTTTTTGA
- a CDS encoding DPP IV N-terminal domain-containing protein produces MNISKFTQKLKSTLVFLLFIALSIQGFSQNGFKWSNDGKSYYSIQSEGIVQYTLPNNEAKVLISKEQLTPKNGNTPLEVNYFKFSNDEQKVLLFTNTKRVWRINTKGDYWVLNLATGALQQIGKTLPESSLMFAKISPNGKLAAYVSDNNIYVEDLSTSKIKALTTDGTATLINGTFDWVYEEEFACRDGFRWSPDSESIAYWQIDASDIKKFYMINNTDSIYSQIIPLEYPKVGESPSACKVGVVSVDDAKTTWINIPGDVRQHYLVRMEFIPSTEKLLIQQLNRKQNQSKLFIAEPKTGASKLIQEEKDAAWVDIYQAGNKYTVDFTNNFIWYNNGKNILWATEKDGWRHLYNVSLEGEKEQLITKGNYDFIDLSYIDIKNGYVYFMASPNNATQSYLYKTKLNGKGKLELVSPKTLEGTHEYNVSPTGAFAIHSFSNHFTKPASELITFANHQPINAEYGIEANLSKLVEKSKVEFFKVTTAEGVEMDGWMVKPTNFDASKKYPVVFYVYTEPASTTVNDSYGAGRNRNYVGNMAEDGYIYISLDNRGTPAPKGREWRKSIYRNIGQINIKDQAMAAKEILKWNFVDPERIAVWGHSGGGSATLNLMFQYPEIYKTGISIAAISNQLTYDNIYQERYMGLPQENLEDFVSGSPVTYAKNLAGNLLYIHGTGDDNVHYQNAEILVNELVKHNKQFQFMPYPNRTHGIREGEGTTEHLRTLFTNYLKTYCPPGAR; encoded by the coding sequence ATGAACATATCTAAATTCACACAGAAATTAAAGTCGACTCTAGTCTTCCTATTATTTATTGCATTATCAATTCAAGGGTTTTCACAAAATGGTTTTAAATGGTCTAACGATGGTAAATCATATTATAGCATTCAAAGTGAAGGTATTGTTCAATATACATTACCTAACAATGAAGCTAAAGTTTTGATATCTAAGGAGCAATTAACGCCTAAAAATGGGAATACGCCTCTGGAAGTTAATTATTTTAAGTTTTCTAACGATGAACAAAAAGTATTACTGTTTACAAATACAAAACGCGTTTGGCGTATTAATACTAAAGGTGATTACTGGGTTTTAAACTTGGCAACTGGAGCTTTGCAACAAATTGGTAAAACCTTGCCAGAATCTTCGCTGATGTTTGCTAAAATTTCACCTAACGGAAAATTAGCAGCCTATGTAAGTGATAATAATATATATGTTGAAGATTTAAGTACTTCAAAAATAAAAGCCCTTACAACCGATGGTACAGCAACTTTAATAAATGGAACTTTTGATTGGGTTTATGAAGAAGAATTTGCCTGTCGCGATGGGTTTCGATGGAGTCCCGATAGTGAATCAATTGCTTATTGGCAAATTGATGCGAGTGATATCAAGAAGTTTTACATGATTAATAATACCGATTCTATTTATTCGCAAATAATACCTTTAGAATACCCTAAAGTAGGAGAAAGTCCATCGGCTTGTAAAGTAGGTGTGGTAAGTGTTGATGATGCCAAAACAACTTGGATAAACATTCCTGGAGATGTGCGCCAACATTATTTAGTACGTATGGAATTTATTCCTTCAACCGAAAAATTATTAATTCAGCAATTAAACAGAAAGCAAAATCAGAGCAAGCTGTTTATTGCAGAACCTAAAACGGGAGCTTCAAAGTTAATTCAAGAAGAAAAAGATGCCGCTTGGGTAGATATTTATCAAGCAGGAAATAAATACACGGTCGATTTTACCAATAATTTTATTTGGTACAACAATGGAAAAAATATTTTATGGGCCACTGAGAAAGATGGTTGGAGACATCTGTACAATGTGTCTTTGGAGGGTGAAAAGGAACAGTTAATAACCAAAGGGAATTACGATTTTATCGACTTGTCATATATTGATATTAAGAACGGTTATGTCTATTTTATGGCATCTCCTAACAATGCAACACAAAGTTATTTATATAAAACGAAGTTAAATGGTAAAGGTAAATTAGAACTAGTAAGCCCGAAAACATTGGAAGGTACCCATGAATATAATGTATCTCCAACAGGGGCGTTTGCGATTCATTCATTTTCGAACCATTTCACAAAGCCTGCTTCTGAACTTATTACCTTTGCAAATCATCAGCCTATTAATGCAGAATACGGCATAGAAGCAAACCTTTCTAAGTTGGTAGAAAAATCCAAAGTAGAATTTTTTAAAGTAACGACCGCAGAAGGTGTTGAAATGGACGGATGGATGGTTAAACCAACTAATTTTGATGCTTCAAAGAAATATCCAGTGGTGTTTTATGTGTATACTGAACCAGCAAGTACAACCGTAAATGACTCGTATGGTGCTGGCAGAAACAGGAACTACGTGGGGAATATGGCTGAGGACGGTTATATTTATATCTCATTAGATAATAGAGGAACACCAGCGCCAAAAGGTAGAGAATGGCGTAAAAGTATTTATAGAAACATAGGACAAATTAATATTAAAGATCAAGCCATGGCGGCTAAAGAAATTCTAAAATGGAATTTTGTAGACCCTGAGCGTATTGCTGTTTGGGGGCATAGTGGAGGAGGGTCTGCTACTTTAAATTTAATGTTTCAATATCCCGAAATTTATAAAACAGGTATTTCCATTGCGGCTATTTCAAATCAATTAACTTATGATAATATTTATCAGGAACGTTATATGGGATTACCCCAAGAAAATTTAGAAGATTTTGTGAGTGGGTCGCCTGTTACTTACGCTAAAAACTTAGCAGGTAATCTCTTATATATTCATGGTACAGGTGATGATAATGTGCATTATCAAAACGCCGAAATTTTAGTAAACGAATTGGTAAAGCACAACAAACAGTTTCAGTTTATGCCTTACCCAAACCGTACACATGGTATTAGAGAAGGCGAGGGAACTACCGAGCATTTAAGAACCTTGTTTACCAATTATTTAAAAACCTATTGCCCACCGGGTGCTAGGTAG
- a CDS encoding heavy-metal-associated domain-containing protein: MKKLIIVLTVLVSSITFAQNKNEKASLEVDGVCLMCKSRIEKACFNTKGVKSAVWDVKTHELKLIYDARKTNLKTIQNSVVAVGHDTKGLKATDKAYETVHPCCKYRDTDVKDDHKEDDSHDH; the protein is encoded by the coding sequence ATGAAAAAATTAATAATAGTATTAACTGTATTAGTGTCCAGTATAACATTTGCGCAAAACAAAAATGAAAAAGCATCTTTAGAAGTTGATGGTGTTTGTTTAATGTGCAAGAGTAGAATAGAAAAAGCTTGTTTTAATACCAAGGGTGTTAAAAGTGCGGTTTGGGATGTGAAAACACATGAGTTGAAATTAATTTACGACGCTCGTAAAACCAATTTAAAAACCATCCAAAATAGTGTGGTCGCAGTTGGTCATGATACAAAAGGGCTTAAGGCTACTGATAAAGCTTATGAAACGGTTCACCCTTGTTGTAAATACAGAGATACCGATGTGAAAGATGACCATAAAGAAGATGACAGTCACGATCATTAA
- a CDS encoding TonB-dependent receptor: MKKKNISYILFLLPFILLSQEKITGMIMEANEKNEHIGLAGANVYWLNTSIGTVTDMDGKFSLAYSKENTKLVVSYVGFKTDTLTLTQPKMVHHWLQPTDNLNAVTVTSRKQTTAKSYLQATNTFTVSSDELLKAACCNLSESFETNPSIDVNFADAVTGTRQIKMLGLTSPYILIATENIPSIRGASQAYGLSFIPGTWVESIQITKGAGSVVNGYESIAGQINAELVKPSMDDRLYVNLYGATSERLELNTHINTKVTDKWDTGLYIHGNTHNGEHDVNDDGFLDMPKFNQINLMNRWQYTNAEKGVLSFINLKFLNDEKQTGELDFNPKTDKLTTNAWGSEIDTRRFEVSAKLGYVNPEIPWQSVSVQTAFSSHKQESYFGLKQYDILHNSLYSNVIYNSIISDSRHKVKTGLSYTYDHYDELVNTTDYKRNENSIGAFFEYNFDNLNNLNLTAGLRVDHHNLLGTFVTPRINARYTPWEKSALRASIGRGKRSANIFAENQNIFSTSRAINILDSTGKIYGLDPEIAWNYGVSYLQGFNLFGRKADVTVDYYITDFTNQVVVDYENPQEVNFYNLDGKSFANSFQTEVNYNAFEQFDLRLAYKYYEVKTEYNSGKLEKPLTPKHRFFANASYEIHKGDNSIANWKFDTTFNWLGEQRFSSTATNPIPYQLPEKTPKLATLNAQITKVFSPKFEVYLGGENITNVRQSNPILAADDPFGSNFDTNFVYGPIFGSMYYAGLRYKIK, translated from the coding sequence ATGAAAAAAAAGAATATATCATATATATTATTTCTACTTCCATTTATACTGCTTTCCCAAGAAAAAATAACCGGGATGATTATGGAAGCTAATGAAAAAAACGAACACATAGGATTAGCAGGAGCTAATGTATACTGGTTAAATACCAGTATTGGAACGGTTACCGATATGGATGGGAAGTTTTCACTTGCCTACTCAAAGGAAAATACAAAACTGGTTGTTAGTTACGTAGGTTTCAAAACAGACACCTTAACCCTTACTCAACCAAAAATGGTACATCATTGGTTGCAACCAACGGATAATTTAAATGCTGTAACAGTAACTTCTAGAAAACAAACTACGGCAAAATCGTACTTACAAGCTACTAATACGTTTACAGTGAGTAGTGACGAATTATTAAAAGCAGCTTGCTGTAACCTTTCGGAAAGTTTTGAAACAAATCCATCTATCGATGTTAATTTTGCTGATGCTGTAACAGGCACACGTCAAATAAAAATGTTAGGACTTACTAGTCCGTATATTTTAATTGCTACCGAAAATATTCCGTCTATTCGTGGTGCATCACAAGCATATGGTTTAAGTTTTATTCCTGGTACCTGGGTAGAGAGTATTCAAATTACTAAAGGAGCTGGAAGTGTAGTTAACGGTTACGAAAGCATTGCGGGACAAATTAATGCCGAACTCGTTAAACCATCAATGGATGATAGACTATATGTAAATCTCTATGGAGCAACAAGTGAACGATTAGAGTTAAACACTCATATTAACACCAAAGTAACTGATAAATGGGATACTGGTTTATATATTCATGGTAACACTCATAATGGCGAACACGATGTGAATGATGATGGTTTTTTAGATATGCCCAAGTTTAATCAAATAAACTTAATGAACCGTTGGCAATATACGAATGCTGAAAAGGGGGTTTTAAGCTTTATAAATTTAAAGTTTTTAAATGATGAAAAGCAGACTGGGGAACTTGATTTTAATCCAAAAACGGATAAATTAACCACAAATGCGTGGGGTAGTGAAATAGATACCAGACGTTTCGAAGTGTCAGCAAAACTTGGTTATGTAAATCCAGAAATTCCTTGGCAAAGTGTAAGTGTTCAAACCGCTTTTAGCAGTCATAAACAAGAATCTTATTTTGGTTTAAAGCAATATGATATTTTGCATAATAGTTTATATTCCAATGTTATTTATAATTCGATTATAAGTGATTCTCGTCATAAAGTAAAAACAGGATTAAGTTATACTTACGATCATTATGATGAGTTGGTGAATACAACAGATTATAAAAGAAATGAAAATTCTATAGGAGCTTTTTTCGAATACAATTTTGATAATTTAAATAACCTGAATCTTACCGCAGGATTACGGGTCGATCATCATAATTTATTAGGAACCTTTGTAACACCAAGAATTAATGCACGTTACACGCCTTGGGAAAAATCGGCTTTAAGAGCATCTATTGGTCGTGGAAAGCGTAGTGCTAATATTTTTGCTGAAAATCAAAACATATTTTCGACATCAAGAGCTATAAATATTTTAGATTCCACAGGAAAAATATATGGGTTAGATCCAGAAATCGCTTGGAATTACGGCGTGTCATACCTACAAGGTTTTAATCTTTTTGGGAGAAAAGCGGATGTAACGGTTGATTATTATATAACCGATTTTACAAACCAAGTGGTGGTAGATTATGAAAACCCACAAGAAGTTAATTTTTATAATCTTGATGGAAAAAGTTTTGCAAATAGTTTTCAAACAGAAGTGAATTATAATGCCTTTGAACAATTCGATTTGCGATTGGCTTACAAGTATTACGAAGTTAAAACAGAGTATAACTCTGGGAAATTAGAAAAGCCATTAACACCAAAACATCGATTTTTTGCTAATGCTTCCTATGAAATTCATAAGGGAGACAATTCTATAGCAAATTGGAAGTTTGATACAACATTTAATTGGTTGGGTGAACAGCGTTTTTCATCAACAGCAACAAATCCAATACCATATCAATTACCTGAGAAGACTCCAAAATTAGCAACGCTTAATGCACAAATAACCAAAGTGTTTTCTCCAAAATTTGAAGTATATTTAGGCGGTGAAAATATAACCAATGTAAGGCAAAGCAATCCTATTCTAGCGGCCGATGATCCTTTTGGTTCGAATTTTGATACCAACTTTGTATATGGACCTATTTTTGGAAGTATGTATTATGCAGGGTTACGATATAAAATAAAATAA
- a CDS encoding exosortase F system-associated protein, whose translation MSNSKKYVLLIVLFGLLILIRLFESDLFYDPYLTFFQNDYLYMDSPRREIFKVTLFTSLRFILNTAISLGILYVVFKDKSIVKFSMLIYILAYVILIIIYLYFVINPRQEDYYLFFNVRRFLIQPIILILLLPAFYYHKIKN comes from the coding sequence ATGAGTAATTCCAAAAAATACGTTTTATTGATTGTGTTATTCGGATTGTTGATTTTAATTCGACTTTTTGAAAGTGACTTGTTTTACGACCCTTATCTAACGTTTTTTCAAAACGACTATTTGTATATGGACAGTCCAAGACGAGAAATTTTTAAAGTAACATTATTTACCTCGTTACGATTTATACTAAACACCGCTATTTCATTAGGAATATTATACGTGGTTTTTAAAGATAAAAGCATTGTTAAATTTTCTATGCTTATTTATATTTTAGCTTATGTAATTCTAATAATAATTTATTTGTATTTTGTTATTAACCCAAGACAAGAAGATTATTATTTGTTTTTTAATGTGCGTAGGTTTTTAATTCAACCGATTATACTAATTCTTTTATTGCCTGCATTTTACTATCATAAAATTAAAAATTAA
- the xrtF gene encoding exosortase family protein XrtF produces MKALLVKYKSVIKFILVFLLTYIVLSICYKFYLQFSDGSKFYPDYITHLVAKQSEALISVLGYNTEVLKHPDEPSMKLLVNNIPIARIIEGCNSMSVIILFVSFIIAFASEFKTTFFYILSGSVLIYTVNLLRIVMLTIGLYHYPHQKDVFHTVVFPAIIYGMVFLLWIFWVNRFSKLKNNNE; encoded by the coding sequence TTGAAAGCACTCTTAGTAAAATATAAATCAGTTATAAAGTTCATACTTGTGTTTTTGTTAACATATATTGTTTTATCGATATGCTATAAGTTTTACTTGCAATTTTCTGATGGATCTAAATTTTATCCAGATTATATCACGCATTTAGTGGCTAAACAAAGTGAAGCCTTAATAAGTGTTCTTGGATATAATACGGAAGTTTTAAAGCACCCAGATGAACCCTCTATGAAACTCCTTGTAAATAATATACCCATAGCGCGTATTATTGAAGGTTGTAATTCCATGAGTGTTATTATCTTATTTGTATCGTTTATTATAGCTTTTGCATCTGAGTTTAAGACAACGTTTTTCTACATCCTTTCGGGAAGTGTTTTAATTTACACAGTTAACCTATTGCGTATTGTTATGTTAACCATAGGCTTGTATCATTATCCACATCAAAAGGATGTTTTTCACACCGTTGTTTTTCCTGCTATTATTTACGGTATGGTGTTTTTATTATGGATTTTTTGGGTGAATCGGTTTTCTAAATTGAAGAATAACAATGAGTAA
- a CDS encoding GAF domain-containing protein: MTFEQLKPQVETIIKNSNSLILHDCLLQICELLEANISYYNWVGFYFRNGNKEELKLNAYVGEPTDHTIIPFGKGICGQVALSNQNFVVPDVAAQDNYIACSITVKAEIVIPIFVNGENMGQIDIDSNTPDPFTKADERFLEFVCEQVASIL; encoded by the coding sequence ATGACTTTTGAACAATTAAAACCACAAGTAGAAACTATAATTAAAAACAGTAATTCACTTATATTACACGATTGTTTATTACAAATTTGCGAATTACTTGAAGCTAATATTTCATATTACAATTGGGTTGGTTTTTATTTTAGAAATGGTAATAAAGAAGAGTTAAAGCTAAATGCTTACGTTGGAGAACCCACCGACCATACGATTATTCCTTTTGGGAAAGGTATTTGCGGGCAGGTAGCCCTAAGCAACCAAAATTTTGTAGTGCCAGATGTAGCTGCTCAAGATAATTATATAGCTTGTAGCATAACAGTAAAGGCTGAAATTGTAATCCCTATTTTTGTAAATGGAGAAAATATGGGACAAATTGATATTGATTCAAACACACCAGACCCTTTTACCAAAGCAGACGAACGTTTTTTAGAGTTTGTTTGTGAGCAAGTCGCCTCCATACTTTAG
- the purH gene encoding bifunctional phosphoribosylaminoimidazolecarboxamide formyltransferase/IMP cyclohydrolase, which translates to MSNEKTVKSALISVFSKDGLEPIVRKLNEQGVTIYSTGGTQTFINDLGINVIPVEEVTSYPSILGGRVKTLHPKVFGGILNRQNHAGDIKELEDFEIPQIDVVIVDLYPFEKTVASGASEQDIIEKIDIGGISLIRAAAKNFADVICVASVDDYTEFLELISADNGSISEENRKRFAGKAFNVSSHYDTAIFNYFNQNNEETVLKISETNGHVLRYGENPHQKGFFFGDFDAIFTKLNGKELSYNNLLDVDAAVNLINEFKGEAPTFAILKHNNACGFAQSNTIHQAYKDALAGDPVSAFGGVLISNTEIDKATAEEISSLFCEVVIAPSYNSEALEILKGKKNRIILILNEIELPQTNVRSCLNGILVQDRNNVTDTIEGLTYVTNTKPTQNDLEDLIFASKICKHTKSNTIVLVKNKKLLASGTGQTSRVDALEQAIHKAKTFKFDLNGAVMASDAFFPFPDCVEIAKNAGIRSVIQPGGSIKDQLSIDYCNDNNVAMVMTGTRHFKH; encoded by the coding sequence ATGAGCAACGAAAAAACAGTAAAATCAGCATTAATCTCCGTATTTAGTAAAGACGGTTTAGAACCTATTGTTAGAAAACTAAACGAGCAAGGTGTAACCATTTATTCTACTGGCGGCACCCAAACTTTTATTAACGACTTAGGCATTAACGTAATTCCTGTAGAAGAAGTAACATCGTACCCATCCATTCTTGGTGGTCGTGTAAAAACATTACATCCAAAAGTATTTGGTGGTATTTTAAACAGACAAAACCATGCTGGTGACATTAAAGAATTAGAGGATTTTGAAATTCCTCAAATTGATGTAGTTATCGTTGATTTATATCCATTTGAGAAAACTGTTGCTTCAGGCGCCAGCGAACAAGATATTATTGAAAAAATTGATATAGGCGGTATTTCATTAATTCGTGCTGCTGCTAAAAACTTCGCTGATGTAATTTGTGTTGCATCTGTTGATGATTATACAGAATTTTTAGAATTAATTTCAGCCGATAACGGAAGTATCTCAGAAGAAAACAGAAAACGTTTTGCAGGAAAAGCATTTAACGTATCGTCTCATTATGACACAGCTATTTTTAATTACTTCAACCAAAATAACGAAGAAACTGTTTTAAAAATAAGCGAAACCAACGGTCATGTATTGCGTTATGGCGAAAACCCACACCAAAAAGGGTTTTTCTTTGGCGATTTTGATGCTATATTTACAAAACTTAACGGTAAAGAATTAAGTTATAATAACTTATTAGATGTTGATGCTGCTGTTAATTTAATAAATGAATTTAAAGGTGAAGCACCAACCTTTGCTATATTAAAACACAACAATGCTTGTGGGTTTGCGCAAAGCAACACAATTCACCAAGCCTATAAAGACGCTTTAGCTGGCGACCCCGTTTCTGCTTTTGGTGGTGTTTTAATTAGTAATACTGAAATTGATAAAGCAACTGCTGAAGAAATTAGCAGCTTATTCTGTGAAGTTGTTATCGCTCCTTCATACAACTCTGAAGCTTTAGAAATTCTAAAAGGAAAGAAAAACAGAATCATTTTAATTCTTAACGAAATTGAATTGCCACAAACCAACGTAAGAAGTTGTTTAAACGGCATTTTAGTTCAAGATAGAAATAATGTTACCGACACTATTGAAGGTTTAACATACGTTACAAACACCAAACCAACACAGAACGATTTAGAAGATTTAATATTTGCATCAAAAATTTGCAAGCACACTAAATCGAACACCATCGTTTTAGTAAAAAACAAAAAATTATTAGCTAGCGGAACAGGACAAACCAGTCGTGTTGATGCTTTAGAACAAGCCATTCATAAAGCCAAAACCTTTAAATTTGATTTAAATGGTGCTGTTATGGCTAGTGATGCTTTTTTCCCGTTTCCTGATTGTGTGGAAATTGCTAAAAATGCGGGCATTAGATCTGTAATTCAACCGGGCGGTTCTATTAAAGACCAGTTGAGCATTGATTATTGTAATGATAATAATGTAGCTATGGTAATGACCGGAACACGTCATTTTAAGCATTAA
- a CDS encoding response regulator transcription factor, giving the protein MDHVNVLIVEDTVDESDALKKVLISNNYNIVGVATSFKAALNLFYTNKIDIVVIDIFLNGLPDGISFAEAINGSPNASKPFVFLTSSTDRQIFERAKLTQPFSYLMKPFNELEILYALEMAVEKFYGQPNAFLSEEENTVISHEHLFIKKGKSLKKVLISDIIYIEVEEKYCNIITEKEKFVILISLTKMLKLLDDSLFFRTHRNYIVNTEKIIEIIPIDNLIILSGNNKVTLSEHYKDILKKLPTLK; this is encoded by the coding sequence ATGGATCATGTAAATGTACTTATAGTTGAAGATACGGTTGATGAAAGTGATGCTTTAAAAAAAGTGCTTATATCTAATAATTATAATATTGTTGGTGTGGCCACTAGTTTTAAAGCGGCATTAAACCTATTTTATACCAATAAAATAGATATTGTAGTTATTGATATTTTTTTAAATGGCTTACCTGACGGTATCTCTTTTGCAGAAGCTATTAATGGTAGTCCAAATGCCTCAAAACCATTTGTGTTTTTAACGAGTTCTACTGATCGACAAATATTTGAAAGAGCAAAGTTAACACAGCCATTTAGTTATTTGATGAAACCATTTAACGAATTAGAAATTCTATATGCATTAGAAATGGCTGTGGAAAAGTTTTATGGACAACCCAACGCGTTTTTAAGTGAAGAAGAAAATACTGTTATAAGTCATGAGCACCTCTTTATAAAAAAAGGGAAATCCTTAAAAAAAGTACTTATTTCAGATATTATATATATAGAAGTAGAAGAGAAATATTGTAATATAATAACTGAAAAAGAGAAATTTGTAATCCTGATATCGTTAACAAAAATGTTGAAACTGTTAGATGATTCACTGTTTTTTAGAACTCACAGAAATTATATTGTAAATACGGAAAAGATAATTGAGATTATACCTATCGACAATCTTATTATTTTATCTGGAAACAATAAAGTAACACTAAGTGAGCACTATAAGGACATTTTAAAAAAACTTCCTACCTTAAAATAA